In Taeniopygia guttata chromosome 6, bTaeGut7.mat, whole genome shotgun sequence, the genomic stretch TTAGAGACTATGAaatgttgaaattatttttttaatgtaactaACTCAGAAAAAGGTGTAAAATAATTAAGGGATTTCCCACATTCAGGGACCATTTTATCTGAAAGACAAGATCTTGGAAAgagaagacaaggaaaaaaaaaagaaaaaagaggaatttaCTAGCCCTCGTTATCAGGGaataaaaatgcaacaaaatagAACCACAAGACCAAAAAAATCTTAGTTTAATAGACAAGATGGCAGGAAGACACTCTATAGTGTCTAAAGAGAATATAATTTAAGTTCACTGTGTTCAAATAACCAATCATACCAGAGTGAGATTTTATCCCTTTTATTCCTtaataaacaaatataaaaatttttaatagaGAGCCGTGTTTCTCACAAATAATGAGGACAATCCACTCACTGCAGGCAGCATCTGTGGCAGGATATATTGCAGAGACTTTTCCTCTGAACACCCAGGCCAGCGCTGGCACTAGGGATGAACAGGCACTGAGGTGACCCTGAGAGTCAGTGCAAGGCACAGGGTGCAGCTGAGGAAGGACAGCGCTCTGCTGGgctcacagctggagctggcactgcccagcgTGGACAAGGTCCTTTCTGCAGCCCTGTCACAGGGCAGCTTGGGCCTTGCTGCAGACATACGGCCGCTCATTTGAGCAGTTCTCACTCCTGAATCTGTTCTCAGCCAGGTACGCACACTGGGAACTGCCAAAGACAGGAAccctgcagggaggagcagagacAGCGCTGGTTCCCAGGTATCTTAGGTTGGAAATAGGGGTATTCTATTCCCATCTCTTAGAGGTGAGGCAGTTCTCTTCTGTTCATTGGGtagtttttctttatctcttccacaaccaatcccCCTCCAcgagatctcttctgttcacgggccagtgagtgtccctgtaTGGCtgataaaattccatcatcccatggggagatgctccacTCAGAGGGAGAAGCCAAGCACTCctgcctggatataatctgacctgggaacagcacagcagcctttgtcCACTGCATTCctagaggagcagctttcttcttcACTGAATTCCCAAAGGAAGACAaggcccatctacaccaccCCTGaaccttcagaggaaaactccacTCTTCTCCAGGATCCCTACTGCAGCAGAACCAGAGCTtgtgctgcaggagggctgcagccagccaggaATGGGACTGCTGCCAGCACCCCGACCCACAGGGTGTCAAGTCATATTCTGATCCTGTCagaagttttttttgtttgtctgtactactacatttgtatttttcattttcctagtaaagaactgtaaTTCCTATTCCCATTTCTTTGCCTGAGAGgcccaaaattttaaaattataataattcataGGGAGGAggtttatattttccatttcagagaaGGCTCCTGCAATCCTTAGCAAAACACCAGTCTTTTCAAGCCAAGACACCAGGGGAACACTtgtgcccctgtccccccaggccctgcccggctccccgGCACTCACCAGGAGCTGTAGCTGCTGCCGTCCCCCCAGTGCAGGCGCTCGCCCCGTCTGCGCAGCCCGATCCAGTAATCCACATTCCCGCGGAGGCGGAAGAGCAAATCCTGCCCAGGAGAGAGGAGTGGGAGCTGCCCCGGCCCCTCGGGGGGACacgggcccggggctgcccccgcACGCCGGGGCTCCTTCCCTGCAAGGCCCCGGCACAGggctgcacccccagccctaCGAGCACCCAGCCCGGCCCAGGAGCACCCCCAGGCTCCCCTCAGCCACCCCacactgcccacagcccctcactCACCATGGCCTCATCCTTGAGAATGGCCAGGGAGGCCCCGAGCTCGGAGCACCGTTCCTgagcctgctcccagctcctggaatCCCTTGACAAGTAGTAGCAGACCCCATTGGACCCAACCCAGCCATGGGGACAGCCCAGAACCAACTGCGCAGTCGCAGGTGTGACTGGAACCTGTGGTGCTGGagggggaagaggagaaggTCTGAGGATTcccctctgcagggagcagggaccccGCTCTGCCCCGAGGGGCTGGGCCCAGCCTGCTGCCCCTCCCTTACCTGACTGCACAGCCAAGGCCACCCCCAaagccagcaccagcaccaggagcagcagaatcAGCACCGCCATGAGCACAGGATGGGAGCTGAACCATTCACCTGGAGCAGGaaagagctgctggctgccagaGCCAGACCCGGCCCTGCAATCTGCTCACCCCGTGCCCAGGGAGCACAGGAGGGACCCCTCAGCCACTGTGCCCCTCACTCAGCTGGCAGCCAGAGAGCCaagagctgggcacaggcagggacacggctgtggggacagccagggacacagctgtggggacaggctgcagcaggagacCTGCACAGCcttgggggcagctggggctctTGGTTCCAGCCACTGCTGGGGCCCAGCAGAGCACGAGGCCTCTTCCAGACATCGGGAAACAGCCACacacctgccagccctggccttgGGAGGTGACACTTTCCACTCTCTAGAGGCCACAGGGGTGGCCCTGCACTCACCCAGGAATCTTCTGAGGTTCCTTTTCAGGACATTGCTGATTGCTGTTTTATTCTCCATTGGTGCCTTCTGCAGCTCATGAACAGAGCAGAATTCACTCTCCTCCAGCTCACAGCCCTCAACTCTCTGCCTGGAGCACACAGCACCTTATTCCCGAGACATCAGGAGTGCTGACAAAGCCTCTCGGAGATCGCCTCGGGAACAGCTTTACACCCTGAAAGGGACACGATGCGAGGTCGCTGCTGGTCCCGGCCCCCCGGCACACCGAGGCTCAGCAGGGCGGTGCCGGCTCTGGCTGCGCTGTCCCCGCTCCCAGAGCTGCGGCAGCAGCTGCGGAGACAAGCGCAGCCTCCGGGAGCTCTGCgctccccgcagccccggcccctgtggctctgcagccgCTGCAGCCCAGCTCCGGGCGGCACAGCCGCTCTGGCTCCCTGCCTGTGGACGGCGGAACCCGGCACAAGGAACTCGCCAGAACCCCCCTGGCCCTCAGCGCggcccctccgcccgcagcgaGCCCCGAGCTGGGGCACGACCGACCGCGGGTCCcgccggggccggagccgcctccgagctccgccgccgccccgccgggctccggtgccgccgccgctccgcaGGGACTTGaacgcggcggcggcggcaccgaCCCCTATTTATGATCTCTCAGTTTGGGGTGGGACGTGATTCTGACTTTTGGCCAAGCAGCCCACGGGGGAAGCGGCAATCACGGCGCCGGGAGGAGTCCGGGATGGAAGTTCTAGAGAACTGCAGCGCGGGGGAGATTTTGGCAGCGAGACCGAGTTTGAGAAATGAGGGGAAACTCCGcgcagctgggacagggcatTGCCTGAGCACGAGTCAGGGAGCCTGCCAGGGAAGGGACTTTGTTAGCTGTTGTTCGTAAATGGAGATGGGCTGGCGGGAGATGTGCTGGTTGAAGGCCTCCTGTGCCCTGGTGATCATGATATCACAGTGTTCTCGATCTTTGGTGGTAGCTGGAGGAACATCAATACAATTTTTACATTAGACTTCTGGAGCACAGGCTTTGACCTAGTTAGGAGACTTAGTCAGAAAGTTCCATGGGAAGCAGCCCTTAAAACCAAAGGAGTCCAGGAAAGGTGGCATGCTTCAAAGCAGAGATCTTGAGGGTACAAgaacagcctgtccctgtgtgcccaaAGATGAGTCAATGAGGCAAACGTGCAGCCTGCATGGGCAACAAGGTTTTGAAGGAACTTAGGAATAAAAGGAGGATGTATCAGCtttggaaggagggtcaggTTTCTCAGGAAGTATTTAAGGGGGTTGCTAGGGtaggtaggaaaaaaattagggagACCAAAGCTCAGTTTGAACTTAATTTGGCAACTTTTgtaaaggataataaaaaatgtttttacacaTGTATTGATGGTAAAAGCAAGGGTAAGACCAGTTCTTGTTCTCTTTTGGATGCAGGAGGGAACTTAGTAACTGGAGGTGACCAGAAGGCAGAGGTGCTCAgtgccttctttgcctcagcctTTAGTGGGAAGAGGGCTTGTCCTCAGCACAAGTGTCCACCTGGGCTGGTAGATGgtgtcagggagcagaatggGCCCTGTTCTCCAGGGGGAGGCAGTCAGAGAACTGCTGAGAGGATGGATGTTCATAAATCCATGGGCCCAGATGGGATCCACCCCAGGGGGAtgtgggagctggcagatgagcttgggaagccactctccatcatttaccagcagccctggctcacTGGAGAGGTTCCAGCTGGCTGGAAGCTGCCCAGTGTGACACAATTCACAGcaagggtgggaaggaggatccTGGTAATTACAGGGCAGTCAGCCTGGCCTCAGTACCCAGGAGGGTCATGGAGCAGTTTATATGGATTTCACCAGGCAgcacttacaggatggccagggcatcagacccagccagcagggCTTTAGGAGGGGCAGGGTGTGTTTGACTGCTGGGGAAGATgaaataggaaagccttataaatatgattgcctggcaaaagatttggGAAATACAGAAACTATAAGCAAGATTGAAATGAGAACAAGCTTTGAGATGCCAAACCTTAGTTGCTAAACAACTAGAAAACAACAGTATAACTAGTTGAAGGCAATCCCCCCTTTTGATTGAACAATGCCCTCTACCTACAGACAGATCCAAGGGTCAAATAATGTTCTGTCTCACCCTTCAAAAAAGGTGTATAGTTTATCCCACATGAGTAACCCTGCCCTGAAACATCAGGTATCTGTAATCCCATTGGCACAAGTCTTATTCCAGCCCACtctgaagccccctgataaggtGTAGCTGGGGGACCAGACACCCTCTTGGaatcctctccctccccttctctctgCTCACTTGGAATCACGCCCTGCTCTCTTCccccctcctctctctctcGATCTCTatctctgtttctgtttctgtttcacCCTGCCCCCACTCCTTGGGGCCTGCTCTGACTTGCATttggcagctccaagcagggccgTCACACCCACGCCCTTTGCAACAAACCGGATATTCCAAGACCTGACatcagagatctctcgtctccatccatcccGACCGTGCAGGACACCAGCGCTCCCTACACTGGACCAACCTGGTCTCCTTCCATCAGCAGGTGACCTCCTGGTGGAtgcaggacaggctgtggatgtgtctgTTTGGGCTCCAGCCATGCCTTTGGccctgtctcccacagcactcctggaaaagctgcagcccacggctgggccaggagcgctctgtgctgggctcagaaCTGGCTGCATGGCCGGCCCAGAGAGTGCTGGTGAgcggtgctgcacccagctggggacaggcaccactggtgtcccccagggctctgtgctgggccagctctgttcccaTCTGGGCCCATGGATTTATGAACATCCATCAGCTCAGCAGTTCTCTGGCTGCCTTCATCTGGAGAATAGGGGccattctgctccctgacacCATCTACCAGCCCAGGTGGACACTTGTGCTGAGGACAAGCCCTCTTCCCACTAAAGGCTGAGGCAAAGAATGCATTGAGCACCACTGCTTTCTCCTTACCTGCAGTTACTAAGTTTCCTCCTGCATCCAAAAGAGAACAAGACCTGGTCTTACCCTTGCTTTTACCATCAATACATGTGTAAAAACATTCTTTATTATCCTTTACAAAAGTTGCCAAATTAATTTCAAACTGAGCTTTGGTctccctaatttttttcctacctaCCCTAGCAACCCCGTTAAATACTTCCTGAGAAAcctgaccctccttccaaaGCTGATACATCCTCCTTTTATTCCTAAGTTCCTTCAAAACCTTGTTGCCCATGCAGGCTGCACGTTTGCCTCATTGACTGATCTttgggcacacagggacaggctgttccTGTGCCCTCAAGATCTCTGGTTTGAAGCATGCCACCTTTCCCGGACTCCTTTGGTTTTAAGGGCTGATTCCCAAGGAGTTTCCTGAATAAGTCTCCCAAATAGGCCAAAGTCTGTTCCTGTCTGCTGCACTCCCTTGGGGCGTCTTTTAATCAGACTGCTACTCAGTGATGGAGGAAGCACtaccctgctcctgcctgacTCACAGTCCCTTGGCAGAGCTATTTTTTGAGGGTCTCAGTAAAGGCAGCGAGAGATCTCTCACCCATCATGGGCGTAACTGGGGAATGAGACCTGGACTGGGGAAATTAATTTAGTTTATTATCAAACAAATCAGAGCAAGGGAATGAGAAGTGTGCCAAATCCTAAAAATGCACCTTCCCCACACTGTTCTCTCCTTCCTGGGCTTCTCTTTATCCCCGATTCCCTCCGTCCTCCCCTCACGGTGGCACAGAGGGATGGGGGTGTTTTGGTTAGAAAGGCAGGggtctgctaaggaaggcagaaggaaggaaggcatAATTGTGAAACGAAGGGTGTCTCGGGCAGAGCGCTGAGAACAGAACCGCAGCCCTTTCCCAGCGTGCACAGGCTCACGAAGCCgcagcgcggcccggcccgAGCAGACACAaacccggcccggccccgctcggccgcGGGGAGTTCCGGGCACGGCCGGCAGGGGCGCTGGCGGGTCCCGCCGGGCGGGCGGAGCCGTGCCTCCCCCCGGTGCAGGGCGggcccggcgggagcggcccggCCGAGGCCCCGCCTCGCCTCACGGGCCCGGCGGGAGCGGTCCGGCCGAGGCCTCGCCTCGCCTCACGggcccggcgggagcggcccggCCGAGGCCCCGCCTCGCCTCGCGGGCCCCGCGGGAGCGGCCCGGCCGAGGCCCCGCCTCGCCTCACGGGCCCCGTGGGAGCGGCCCGGCCGAGGCCCCGCCTCGCCTCACGGGCCCGGCGGGAGCGGTCCGGCCGAGGCCTCGCCTCGCCTCACGGGCCCCGCGGGAGCGGCCCGGCCGAGGCCCCGCCTCGCCTCACGGGCCCCGCGGGAGCGGCCCGCGGCTCTCCGAGCGCGGGGGGCAGCGAGCGGCCCCGGCAGCGGGCTCGGCAGGGAGGGCCGGGGCTGCGCCGCGCTTCTGTCACCTTCTACTGACACAGCAATGCGGATGTGCTCTAAAAGGTTTGAGCTGTGATCAGTCTCGATGAGGAGTGAGAGCTAAGAGATGCGAGGTCAGTGCTATTCTATGAAAAGCTCACTTATTTCCTCGGTACAGTAtatgtgaaaaacgccaatcacttggtttttataattttaaacgtttaataataataaaatggttataaaaattgtaatacaattagagtaataaaatgtagagttaggacaattacaagacaataaaaataacGAATTATGGAGGTCCAGATGCTCTCGGGCACTTAAGCACTGACAAGCAcgccttgtgaacaaaggagtaacttttaaaacaatacactGCTGTATATTCATATACACTTCATGGTTATGCCTACACTCCATTTCAAACAAGAAACTGTTATATGTTAACTGCTTCATTTAATCCCTACGgtgtcttcgagtctgagcaaggcttgaagaaattagcttcttctgataagaaaaccataaattctgCTTCCTAGGAAGATTTACGTGTTCTGCGACTGTTATCTtgaagcgagtatctcattcctttaaaaaaaaacctctacatacatagtttatattttaaccattaaagcttcattttagctacaaaactacatttgcataaaatattaatacagtTTTGCACCTCTACGGCGGGGTCTGAGAgctcaggaggaggagaagcgcCCAGGTTGTTCTCAGGAACTGCAGCGAGCCCTGCACACCCCGGCTCCGGACTGTGCTGTGAGCGGGACAGACAGCGGGACAGAGCTGCCCTTGGCTTTTAGTTCTTGGGGCTGGCTGAGGCAGAGAACTTCCCTGCACTGAGCTTTTCTGTCCTTTGGGCCTGGTCACACCTGCTCTGCACTGAACACCCGCAACAGCAGCGGTGCTGGTACCTGTGGCCCACCGGGCTGGCCTGGGCTGTGGCATTTGGACTGATAAAGGACTGAGAAGGGACTGATAAGGGAACgagtgagctgagctgaggggactttctgagtttgtcatctcttccAACAGTGAGAGGTTCCATTGTTAAATATTGATAATTTTTTGTGCTGATGAATGTAAGTGGGGGTGTAGGTGATTctcaggagcaattagctaattaacatttcaatatcagtACTTAGCTCAATTCAGCAGTGTCCCCTTGGGAACCAGGAAGACCCTTCTGTTCATAACAGTGAATGCTTGTTAAAGAAACAGTTCTTTcaacttttctccaaggaaatctttttcCCAAATCCGCTGGAGGTAAGGCAGcttgaatttgctttctagAGGAAACACCTTTAaaggtttttctcccaaaattgccctaaaccaggacactttgcaccactttctccctcctcttcctctcgcTGCCAGCACGCAGCAAAGACATTGCCCCGACTGGCTCCGGCTGCCTCCTCTCCCTCGGTCCCATTTTGCCCCCTCTGAACTGCTGGAGCCGCCTGCCCGCGGAGCCGGAGCCGCTGTGGGGCCGGGAAATGGTGCAGGGAATTCTGGCGGGGAttctggggctgggctgggccagcaAAACCGCTCTGTGCCTCTCATTCTGCCCCTGGGAAGGCACAGAACACAGCAGGGAACGCTCTAGGGGATCAGTAAAGGCAGGGAGAGATCTCTCACCCATCATGGGCATAACAGACCCAGACCAGGGAAATTTATTTTAGTTAAATTTATTATCAGATTACTGCAAGGGAATGAGAAGTGTGCCAAATCCTCAAAATGCACCTTCCCCACACTGTTCTCTCCTTCCTGGGCTTCTCTTTATCCTCaattctctctctccctcctccccacacAGTGGCACAGAGGGATGGGggtgttctggtttgaaaggcAGGGTTCTGCTAAGGAAGGGGGGAGCCTCCCTTGCAATGGAAAATGTAACCCGGCTCCCACCAAATTAGTATAATGTTGAGATGAAGTGGTTCTCAGACAAAGATAtgagaaaataagaaacaatCGTTTATTAGTGTCAGAAACTACAAGACAGCACAGCCAAGCATGACCCAGCCCCACGAGCAGACACAaacccggcccggccccgctcggccgcGGGCACTTTCCCCACGGCTGCAGTTCCGGAGAGTGAAAATACAAGAAGATAGAACCACAAGAAAAACATACATTAGCTTAATCTACTAGGAAGCATGAAGACAAGCCAAAGgttaaaagcaagcaaaaaaacctctaaactcaaacaaatatttcagtacGCACAAACTCAAGAATATGCATATAGGCCGATAACATAACAGTACAATAAGAACATAGTTTAAGTAAACGATATGCAAATAGCCAAGCACCTCAGCACAGGATTTTATCCCTTAacaaacttctaaaaaaatcttaaatactCAGCCATGTTTCAAAAAGGACAATCCAGTCACTGCAGGCAGCATCAGTGGCAGGATGTAGTGCAGAGACTTTTCCCCTGAACACCCAGGCCAGCGCTGGCACTGGGGATGAACAGGCACTGAGGTGACCCTGAGAGTCAGTGCAAGGCACAGGGTGCAGCTGAGGAAGGACagcgctgtgctgggctcacagctggagctggcactgcccagagtgGACAAGGTCCTTTCTGCAGCCCTGTCACAGGGCAGCTTGGGCCTTGCTGCAGACATACGGCCGCTCATTTGAGCACATCTCACTCCTGAATTTATCATCAGCCAGGTACACACACTGGGAATTGCCAAGCACAGGAAccctgcagggaggagcagagacAGCGCTGGTTCCCAGGGGAACACCTtgtgcccctgtccccccaggccctgcccggctccccgGCACTCACCTGGAGCTGTAGCTGCTGCCGTCCCCCCAGTGCAGGCGCTCGCCCCGTCTGCGCAGCCCGATCCAGTAATCCACGTTCCCGCGGAGGCGGAAGAGCAAATCCTGCCCAGGAGAGAGGAGTGGGAGCTGCCCCGGCCCCTCGGGGGGACacgggcccggggctgcccccgcACGCCGGGGCTCCTTCCCTGCAAGGCCCCGGCACAGggctgcacccccagccctaCGAGCACCCAGCCCGGCCCAGGAGCACCCCCAGGCTCCCCTCAGCCACCCCACACCGCCCACAGCCCCTCACTCACCATGGCCTCATCCTTGAGAATGGCCAGGGAGGCCCCGAGCTCGGAGCAGCGCTCCTgagcctgctcccagctcctgtaATCCCTTGACAAGTAGTAGCAGACCCCATTGGACCCAACCCAGCCATGGGGACAGCCCAGAACCAACTGTGGAGTCGCAGGTGTGACTGGAACCTGTGGTGCTGGagggggaagaggagaaggTCTGAGGATTcccctctgcagggagcagggaccccGCTCTGCCCCGAGGGGCTGGGCCCAGCCTGCTGCCCCTCCCTTACCTGACTGCACAGCCAAGGCCACCCCCAaagccagcaccagcaccaggagcagcagaatcAGCACCGCCGTGAGCACAGCATGGGAGCTGAACCATTCACCTGGAGCAGGaaagagctgctggctgccagaGCCAGACCCGGCCCTGCAATCTGCTCACCCCGTGCCCAGGGAGCACAGGAGGGACCCGTCAGCCACTGTGCCCCTCACTCAGCTGGCAGCCAGAGAGCCaagagctgggcacaggcagggacacagctgtggggacagccagggacacagctgtggggacaggctgcagcaggagacCTGCACAGCcttgggggcagctggggctctTGGTTCCAGCCACTGCTGGGGCCCAGCAGAGCTCGAGGCCTCTTCCAGACATCGGGAAACAGCCACacacctgccagccctggccctgggAGGTGACACTGGCCCCTCCCTAGAGGCAATAGTGGGGGGCCTTGCTCACCAGGGAATGTTCTGAGGTTCCTTTTCAGTACATTGCCGATTGCTGTTCCATTCTCCATTGGTGCCTTCTCAAGCTCATGAACAGAGCAGAATTCACTCCCCTCAACTCTCTGCCCGGAACAAACAGCACCTTCCTCCCGACCCATCAGGAGTGCTGACAAAGCCTCTCGGAGATCGCCTCGGGAACAGCTTTACACCCTGAAAGGGACACGATGCG encodes the following:
- the LOC105759353 gene encoding C-type lectin domain family 2 member B isoform X4, translated to MENKTAISNVLKRNLRRFLGEWFSSHPVLMAVLILLLLVLVLALGVALAVQSAPQVPVTPATAQLVLGCPHGWVGSNGVCYYLSRDSRSWEQAQERCSELGASLAILKDEAMDLLFRLRGNVDYWIGLRRRGERLHWGDGSSYSSWVPVFGSSQCAYLAENRFRSENCSNERPYVCSKAQAAL
- the LOC100217745 gene encoding C-type lectin domain family 2 member B; this encodes MGREEGAVCSGQRVEGSEFCSVHELEKAPMENGTAIGNVLKRNLRTFPGEWFSSHAVLTAVLILLLLVLVLALGVALAVQSAPQVPVTPATPQLVLGCPHGWVGSNGVCYYLSRDYRSWEQAQERCSELGASLAILKDEAMDLLFRLRGNVDYWIGLRRRGERLHWGDGSSYSSRVPVLGNSQCVYLADDKFRSEMCSNERPYVCSKAQAAL